One genomic segment of Hordeum vulgare subsp. vulgare chromosome 2H, MorexV3_pseudomolecules_assembly, whole genome shotgun sequence includes these proteins:
- the LOC123429074 gene encoding uncharacterized protein LOC123429074 produces the protein MDGGPLGFWNDWASQIGVLLSLFFQVILHIFANVRRRDGGSFWLRSPLWVAYQLSDSTATYAAGQLLFSGATKDHHLIAFWVPFLLLHLGGPDNITAYALEDSKLWGRHLLSLVVQFLAAGYVLYRHIIGSGTLLMAAAGLISVVGAVKYAERTWALRSAKFSNLQSSLKVRENDMHHQQFYTEYQDWYNDGDLALHHAHSLFHICKRGIVDCVIVRDDPDSLDSLDIKIIQGLSEDREHMWRVMEMELSLMYDILYTKASVAHSWPGYCIRVIAPPAIATSLVLFQLSSKDDYSLVDVYITYTLLGGALVLETKSLLVALGSSWVFAFLCATQWDWLRHSVLCAGR, from the coding sequence ATGGATGGGGGGCCGTTGGGCTTCTGGAATGACTGGGCGTCCCAGATCGGGGTCCTCTTGAGCCTCTTCTTCCAGGTCATACTCCATATCTTTGCCAACGTCCGTCGGCGTGACGGTGGCTCATTTTGGCTGAGGTCCCCCCTCTGGGTGGCGTATCAGCTGTCTGACTCCACCGCAACATACGCCGCCGGCCAGCTCCTCTTCAGCGGCGCAACAAAAGACCACCATCTCATTGCCTTCTGGGTGCCATTCCTCCTGCTGCACCTCGGTGGCCCGGATAACATAACCGCCTACGCCCTTGAGGATAGCAAGCTCTGGGGGCGCCACTTGCTAAGCCTTGTGGTGCAGTTCCTGGCAGCTGGATATGTCCTGTACAGGCATATCATCGGCAGCGGGACCTTGCTCATGGCGGCTGCCGGCTTGATATCTGTTGTCGGTGCTGTAAAGTATGCGGAGAGGACATGGGCGCTCCGGTCCGCCAAGTTCAGCAACCTCCAGAGCTCTCTCAAGGTACGGGAAAATGACATGCATCACCAGCAATTTTACACCGAGTATCAAGactggtacaatgatggcgacctAGCCCTGCATCATGCTCACTCCCTGTTTCATATCTGCAAGCGTGGGATAGTTGATTGCGTGATTGTGCGGGATGACCCAGATAGCCTGGATTCTCTGGACATCAAAATAATCCAGGGCCTTTCGGAAGACCGTGAACACATGTGGAGGGTGATGGAGATGGAGCTCTCCCTCATGTACGATATCCTGTACACAAAGGCAAGTGTTGCCCACTCTTGGCCTGGCTATTGCATCCGTGTCATCGCACCGCCCGCCATTGCCACCTCTCTCGTGTTGTTCCAGTTGAGCAGCAAAGATGATTACAGCCTAGTTGATGTTTACATCACGTACACCTTGCTGGGTGGCGCCTTGGTCCTGGAGACGAAATCGCTCCTTGTCGCACTAGGGTCAAGCTGGGTATTTGCCTTCTTGTGTGCCACACAGTGGGATTGGCTCCGGCATTCTGTTCTGTGTGCTGGAAGATGA
- the LOC123429075 gene encoding uncharacterized protein LOC123429075, which produces MQLEFDLGVEMRTEKEAVRFCLYIRREQTKVDKFRVRMAQENQHTDVVLPVADPTEGGIVDSAGQRLESQNARLKIDIGENRTMVIEITLTGKQCLAGVTPPAVDAAAAQAAENQEYMGQMRGWLMTVGTLFIGMSFQAAMRPPSWMPKDWYRVLIKTGSIRIPWSRLSPAEMAAPDNISKEQAIHAFKYVVINTTTFAISLALVSVLVIMKRSPPTRFISMVKFMVGLLCFFVAWTFAIGNSYDPAGSWVVIEFLVLHAFALVAAFLGVMWLPYGQLLSFCRSRLPG; this is translated from the exons ATGCAGCTCGAGTTTGACTTGGGGGTCGAGATGAGAACTGAAAAAGAAGCCGTGCGTTTTTGCCTATATATAAGAAGAGAACAGACTAAAGTGGACAAGTTCAGAGTGAGGATGGCGCAGGAGAACCAACACACGGATGTTGTCCTGCCTGTCGCCGACCCAACTGAGGGTGGCATTGTGGATTCTGCCGGGCAGCGCCTGGAATCGCAG AACGCTAGGCTGAAAATCGACATAGGCGAGAACAGGACCATGGTCATTGAGATCACCCTTACAGGGAAGCAGTGCCTTGCGGGTGTCACGCCACCGGCGGTCGACGCAGCAGCAGCACAAGCAGCTGAAAACCAGGAGTACATGGGCCAGATGCGCGGATGGCTGATGACCGTGGGCACCCTGTTCATCGGCATGTCATTTCAGGCGGCGATGCGGCCGCCAAGCTGGATGCCCAAGGATTGGTACCGTGTGCTGATAAAGACTGGTTCCATCCGTATTCCCTGGTCCCGTCTTTCTCCTGCAGAAATGGCGGCGCCGGATAACATCTCCAAGGAACAAGCCATTCATGCCTTCAAGTACGTGGTCATCAACACGACCACTTTCGCCATATCTCTGGCACTAGTGTCAGTGCTGGTGATAATGAAAAGGTCGCCACCGACACGTTTCATATCTATGGTAAAGTTTATGGTGGGGCTCCTCTGCTTCTTTGTCGCATGGACCTTCGCCATCGGTAACTCGTATGATCCAGCCGGTTCATGGGTGGTCATTGAATTCCTCGTGTTGCATGCCTTTGCGTTGGTTGCTGCCTTCTTGGGCGTGATGTGGCTGCCCTATGGCCAGCTCTTAAGCTTTTGCCGGAGCCGGCTGCCCGGATAA